The Topomyia yanbarensis strain Yona2022 chromosome 3, ASM3024719v1, whole genome shotgun sequence nucleotide sequence tattgttttattgaaatgcgttgaaagttctaatttgtgacacgttgtaacgtcacgttacattatcggtcataaaacaatccttttccagtatattcagttaatgttgattgaatctttcgtgaaattttgtctactatctgaatctgtaataagttttgatgtaggcgttcatttgataaggttataacatatttgttgaatggagattcgtcaaatcgttgtaacgtcacgaaagaatgtgtctatTGTATATGGAACGTTCGGCGCTTTGGATCGATGAAACTGGAGAAATTTCGAAATcgacaattgaaattttatgtGTACTTAATcgttaccattttttttgtaggataaTAGCTAGTCTCGAACAAAAATCATGACTTACTGATAAAAGTAAACTTATGGGTACACAAAGAGTTTAAACACATAGTTGCAAAATGTGTCGGAGAATGGTAGGGCAcaacaaaacttaaaaaccgCATGTGTTTAGGTACATTAAAAAAACCATATAAAAACCTCAGTCAAAGTCAAAATTACTCGTTCTTTCCGACCCACCGTGCTACTATGTCCATGAGTCGATATATTAGCAGGCATAATTACCTGCCAGCGCTGATTGCGGAACACGAAGAAAGTGAAAGATAGCCCGATCACCTGTTAGGACGCACATTTTTCATTGCCACCATCACTACGCGTCGTCAGCATTTAGGTGTGTGTTATTACACAATGTGGTTTTCAAGTTTCAATCAGCCTTATTGGCAGTTATCTTCTCTACGGTATCCATAACATTTTATGACCATGTGTGATAGAAAAAAAGGACGCGAATGTGTAGTTTGGATTAACCGATAGTCATCAAGGTATCTGTTGCATCTTGTAAATGGTTACTAATTGCGCTGCTCGTTTGCTGAAATACTGGCGCAGTGATTAAGAAGCCAGCTCTGTTTTACGCGGTGGAACATAAAATGAACATACGCGTTAATGATTACTTAAAGCTGCCACGTTATATGCAATCAGCGTGTGTTTTAAACTAATCGAAAATAGATAACTTATATATTTAATTGCAACGCCCATTTGTTGTAACTTTTTAGTCTCATGAACGACCCAGCAGTGTTTACCAGAAGAGGTCGTAGGCGTTGCATATTCATTAGAGAAAATAGGAAATTGTCGGGAAATGAAGCGAACGTCTCGGCAAAAGGCAATCACTGATGATAGCGGCGTCAACAAGCGGAAAAGACGCGCGATCGATGGCTTCTTCCTGTGTGTGGCGCAGTGTGGAACTGAGCCGAACCACGCAATGGACAGCAGTGCACGCAATCGATGTTACGGATGCGCATATGCTGCCAGCGCATAAATTTTGCGATAATGGAAATCAATCCGCCCATCGGCCGTATAAGTATGTCCGGTGCGTGACAGCGTTCAAGATAATTACTTTTAAAATGTATTACTAAAAAGGGGTTTGTTGAACATGGCACAGCATTGATGTTTGATTTTCGCACCTTTAACGAACATTCAAACGTGTTCAATTAGGGCCCATACACTGAAGCTGGATTAATATCTGATATTACATTCACTGTAGAACCGAAACTAAGCATGTACTAACCTCTCTCAGCTGTTCTTCCAGCATGTGATAGCGGGCCTGCAGTACGGCATACTCCGCCTTCGTCCGGCTGGTGCGATCTTCAACATTGTTCTGAGTGTCCGCCAGGTTCGTCACTTGTCGTTGTAGTATCTCTAGCTGcaattgaaacaaaaacaaacaaatgatgGGGAATTAGTTGAATCATACCACCTCACTGTGATGAAGTGTGAGCAGTGCCCACGAACCACGCATACCAAAGTCAATCCCAATTAAGCGAAACGCGGTCAAATGGAGCAAATGAATCACATTGAAGAAATAACAGCCCATCCAGACTGCTGATTTGCCAAAGTGGCGAAGCTTCCCGTTTTCGACAGAACATTTGAATGTCTTGTGTGACTAAGCAGAACAGCCATCAATTTCAATCGGTTCATGTCCGTTTTTTGTTACCGAgctacatattgtgtaatttaaGTCACTCTTGCGATTGTCACATTTGAAACACAAGTCAGATAATTTCGGTCATGCTTTTTGGTTGAGCAGACCGCTCATAAAGGATGGATTACTGCGTGGGAGCGAGAGTGAGATTAACCGAAACGACTCGATCGATTTTACTTGCGTAACGCGGTTTCGGTATTGTAATGCGTAGAGATCACCGAACTGCTAAACCGTGTCGCGGAGTTTGTTTTTGTGTAAATCATTGTCACCTTTTTTGACGCTGCTTAAATTGTCGTGAGCTCATCAAATACAACACGAATGTATCACTATTTTTTGCAAACACCACGAAATTAGATTGGTAAACAACTCaaggaaaaaccaaaacaaaagcaAGCTTCAACTCTCAACCAGAATAGTACTTACTTGTTCATTCAAATTATCACATAGGTCAGTTTTGATAAGGCCATTGATTTTGCTGTTACCGTTGCTCGACTTCAGAATGTACTTATTGCCGAGCTCCGGATTGTCATTGATTAGCTTCAGGTTGTTATTGATGAGATTATTTTTGGCGTTCTTCTCATCCATGATGACCGAGCTGATCAGATTGTTCGTCTTGGCGTTCAGCAGTTTATTGTTGAGTATGTTATTGTTCGTGATTAGGTTGCTGCTATTGTTGTTCAATTGCTGCGTTTCAAGGCCTCCGTGACTGTACTCGTCCAGAAAGAACTCGGAGTGTGGTCCGGACGAAGGAAAATCGTTCGGATGAAGACTGAGGAAGGTTTCTTCGTCAATCAGCACGGGCTGATCGGGAGGTATGTACCCATTTAAGCGTAAATCTTCCAGACTAGATGAAGCGGTGCGCGATAGGTGATCAAGCCCATCGCTGTTCAGGGTGGTACAACTTCCATTGATAGCACCGGCATCCAGCGTAGGTCCGACAAACTCGAACTGACCCTGCCACATGTCGTAGTCTAGATCGAGGCTATCCGGTTGGCTGGTGGAGGATGGGGTGGCCGTTGACGTAGGGGTCGACGATAGATAGTCGACCTTTTTCGACGAGGCCATCATCTTGAGAGGCGAAAGTTTGTCACTAAGTCGGTGCCAATTCATTGGGCCGGCTGACGGCGTGCATCATTTGTAGGGTATGTTGCTTTGGGCGTTGTTTCCTTAGGCACTTTATTGTACTGTTAAATATTTACGTTTGCATGTACATGATCTGTAAACTGAtagacgatttttttttcactgcACGCACTTTATACGGTAGAATGAGTACTCAATCTGTTAACACTATTTAAAGTAGATATTGTTTCCGATTGTCCGAAGGTCTTTTTGAGAATGCGGAGAACGATTCTTTTCTATTTATTGAATAACCATCGAAATCCATTCCCAGTATCCCAGCCTAATACAATAACGAATTATCcataattttgacatttgcaATGATAATGAAATAATCAGCTTTCCAAATTATCGCCATCTTGCTTCCGATTTTTCTTAAAGGTTACACGTTTCGATGTAAGCTCAACTATACTCGTCTCTTCTATCTTCATAACGAAGCTGTTATCTATCTGTCTAATTTCTATACAAATCATCCCCACGTTAAGAGCAGTAGAGTACAAGTTAATATACAATCAGCTTAATTTTAGTGTTGCTGAATACTACGTAATTCAGTCATCAAGGATTTCTATTCAAAATATACATTCAGGCAATTTCCAACCACAGGAGAGAACAGACACGATAATCTCAATCCACTATCTGCCCGAGTCAGCACGAAGCTAACAACAAAAAATAGTTACTTTAATCTTGTGTGTAATTTCTAGTGCCAAATGACCCCTACGGTAGCAAACaggggttaagtcgccggtaaactctaagcttgctcaaatgacccttccacgtttttttaaacattctcCCTTTAACTcgttgctctcccttgagtattaTGGCTCTTATATTGAAAAAagatatacttcaccttccagtcccttgctaattaaatgccgtaacaacagtcAATCATGTAAACCACACAGTACTAATAACTGAGTTATATTATTGACGACACTCACAAAAACGCGAAAAGAGACAGGACTTCACACATATTGTTCTTACTGAGGatagggttagaaaaatttccgaAATTGATGTTACCCTCCTACAGGAAGACTGATTACGTAAGTGACGCACATATTCATATTGCGTATGTACTTGTCGAAACGATTAAAAGATTCTTCGAATTTTCAGTTTGTTCAAGTTGAAATCGCCCTCATTCATTAGCGTTTGCTCAACATTTGCTATGTACAtaatacgtgccagttctgtgaccaaacggcacattacggacaaccctgcccagaaaccgctgAGGCAAGCTCCACTACAAAAATAAAGGCCTAGGCTTCAATACCATTACCAGCACTACAatcaattgccaaatttgtagTTGCTGTTCAACTACAAATTTGGCAACAGCTGACAACTGCAAAACCAGAGTCAggtaccacaaactcaacagctTATACCACCAATGAGGAACCTACTACCAATGAGAACGGGGTTCACGTTCATGACCCCAAAGAGAAAGAAGTTAGGAAGAACACCTGATCGAGAACATTAAGGCAGTAACAACGATGAGGAAACGGACGTATGCGACGACGGGAGAAAAATGAATTACCCCCGAGATACAGCTGGCGTGGATGAAAATATTTCTCCGATGCGAGAAAAGATCGTTTTTATTATTAAACATtaggttaaaaaaaattgttaaacatTAGGTCCTTTTTGCCACAATTATTTAAGAAGAACCCCTTAAAAGACTGAGGCAGACATTTTCAAATAATGCAGTACTGATAACGTTAAACAAGTTAGCCCAGGCAAAAAGATTCGTTTTGCACAATAACCTAAAACACGTAACTGAATGTGACAGTGTTAGACTCAAAATCCCCGTGTTTATGGACGATTGCAAAATCGAGGTAAGACTACACGACGTGGAACTATGTACTTGTTGTAAGCAAATTAAACTGATAATTGCACAATACGAAGATACCAGATCCGTTCTATAAGACACACGGAGGAACAACTTCACAGATATGTTGAGAGAAAGAGGTTAGAACCTATTTCTTCCTACCTGGCCCTACAAAATAAATCACAAGGCAAATTACAAAAACACATACAACATTTTGCACATATCGAGAACAAATTTCTACGTGTGATCAGAAGGCACTTTAAATAGTTGAGCTGaatacaggggcgtaattttgctgaagaaactgtatagctacggctaatggagtatgagttatttaagattttgttagaaaacctttgacatttttggcaattcatcaaaaataatgctgttccaaaaagttcaaatgtgctttgactgtatattgtttttcggaaaatagaatgaaaattatggaaaatggcgttttctgtatgtctttagtatgtcaggacggGGTTTAATGAACATTTGATgatctgaaatctgaaaaaaTCTAAGGCAGTTCAGGAGCTCTTCAAcaggcatgaatttgaaattttacccaaaatcggcccatttttctaaaaatcaatattcgccaccagtagggagcattttagcaaatgcactccgaagaagaaagtggtcctaataccctaacatttcatttaagaagtgagcccgatgactttttaacatgatgtcattttgggacaccctactatTGAAGGATGCATTACAAATGCATTTCGACTGATGCAAGAATACAACACTACAAGCTATGGTGCCATATATTAAAGTAAAGTAATTTTCGAATTCATTTACTTagtcttattttttatttggaagCTGAATCAAACTCTTAAAATCGGGTTATTAAACATacgtaaaaaaaaaatccgtccTAAGATTGATGCATTTAAATTCGCCAATATTTCTTTTTAAATCATACTCATATACAACTTCGTGGTTCGTAAAAAACAGAATCAATACTAAAAGCAAACAAGTTGGAAAATTGACatcattcaattattaaaacaaGTTCATGCCACTATTACTGAAACTGTGCGAATATTTTCCACAAATTTTCCTTAAAGTACTATTATTTTAAGAACATTGTTTTAACAAGAAATATGAAAGGTAGAATCATAATTCTCAACTAAGAGCTAAATTTCGAAAGAACAGAAGAGCTAAATTTCGAAATAACAGAAAGCTGAACTGTGGAATAAGTAATACAAACCTCTCGAAGCTCGCAGTATGCCTATAATAGTACAAGTACCTATTACTGCCGCTATATACATAACAGCCCCATGTAACGGGTGttaaataaaaacgcttttaatccacctaacagtgtgatgagacatttcttataactcttatcactctcttcggatattatatcgtttgagaacatttagaacttgatgcttcgcgatgtttttgataacacatactacatgggatagtggcaggactcagagaatcgctcaaatcagcataggacaacatcagtgctagaaatctcaaaccaaatcaatgggaaagcgaaaaaatggcccataaaatagacataccatcgaattattgttaatgctctgttaataaaatatctaaattgtggtgggaaaactgaattttcctaaaggggttatatattgtactgagccaaaaaaatcgaaattttttttgaatcgatttgaagtttatactttactcaaatttccaacgcgactgagaactaagaaatcaacgctttttcttgaaaagggcgatactagcagtgataccattcaaagaaaatcaacagtgaatatttccagatttggttttatttcctatttaagaactattgtgttttttacatcctagattgcacgattcagtgatcgaaacccaaaacttcaaaatttcaagtatttgaaattattaaattaaatgtttttgctattgaaattgacaaaatgatagtatcgcccgtttggcgattgtttaccttttcagtcccacctatcagcattgaagtatcgcccttacgttttttacaataactaccgttttacaccaccgatttcgtccgggttttttcagtagccatcattgttactatttacagctggtatcagcttgataatcctaaaaaatacgaaaataacagtttcgcctctaaactgctagcaaaaaaagtatcgccctgtttgtttacatggagcgtggagggcgaaactttaaataatcaaacaaaaatacagtttcgcccgttgtattttttgctgtagtttaagaaatcaatatcgtagaatccaaatttttaggttaatttgttgcgtttcaaagccctcaatcacatgtatgaaaaaagccttatgtttatatttgtaagtatcacccttttcacaaaaaaagcgttgaaatgaaatcgcagctcctgatatcacgctatctctgaagtgcatgcgtgcatagttccaaattttacttcgacatcgactttttctaaaggtaacttcccagtagtatccttgatttgaattattatcgctaatcctaatgccaaagaacaaataaaaacctctcgaaaacgaaccgtttggaaaaatcatcatcattactggaattttcattttcacgaatcttttcgataaccttccgtcacttgcgttaatgcactgggtggacagtgctctgaaaatctagcgaaatcgtcttagggcaccagcgggtctaattcagagctatctgcgcggcgagttaaatctgtaaagaatactaaaaattaatttctattccataattttcagttcagcaattgctcaccgcaagccatgaaaaatagactacgttgtgaagcgatggtcactatttattaaaaaatcacggttaaataaaaaataaactattaaaaaaatttcaaatagtttataattttcacaaacttattaggaaaaattgtttaataagctttcgtaatattgtgtaggaaaaaagctgaaaatttcagtattttctctatctgcaacatataaacccttaagtataccaattaattggtatacgaattggaataggttcgccaaattttggaagaaatctataaaataaccccttgaaagctacctaaacattgttgtagttcgatgcaataaaagaaatccccaaaaatgaaatgtacctattaatgtgacacagtgaataatacatgcagtaaagacccatttttatcaatctcatggtgtattttaggctgacaaaatggggacattgactaaatcgggcaattttttttctttataataaactgaagctgttaaaatattcttcccgtcccttgatgtagtctgataactatttctgattatgatgaactttttatttttgcatatttccatcttcatgatacggaaaacatgctcaagaaaggatttactcgaattcagtcttgttcgtctgctagagcccatcaaacctatgttcatatttggctcataaaattggggtgtcaatgtattataatagatattcagcattcgaagaagtttcttgtgaacgactgtagaacgactttgtttctacttacttgaagtcagcggcgtagccagaaattcggagggggggggggggggttggtgaaaatcgatcttactgtccaaaaggcataattccgaaaccataatttttgaagttttaaaattatgcagaattattttccagaaaatagtaacaaggttcgtgtctttagcgaatttgttgagactttattgtagtcatgaatattagtctgagaaaattcaccacaaatactggacgatataccgtcaaaataattttatcaaatgatgcgctgtttaacg carries:
- the LOC131692579 gene encoding rab11 family-interacting protein 4 isoform X2, giving the protein MNWHRLSDKLSPLKMMASSKKVDYLSSTPTSTATPSSTSQPDSLDLDYDMWQGQFEFVGPTLDAGAINGSCTTLNSDGLDHLSRTASSSLEDLRLNGYIPPDQPVLIDEETFLSLHPNDFPSSGPHSEFFLDEYSHGGLETQQLNNNSSNLITNNNILNNKLLNAKTNNLISSVIMDEKNAKNNLINNNLKLINDNPELGNKYILKSSNGNSKINGLIKTDLCDNLNEQLEILQRQVTNLADTQNNVEDRTSRTKAEYAVLQARYHMLEEQLRETELRAEERLAEEQKRHRELLARVEREAKLQNENCQIRIRTIELEANQLREEISRLRLQCDKQAADLHATEDKLEKTRDSLMVSQQDLAEAKANEKKHKADKQAAEDLMVELGKECERLRSERGPALPTTSPESLRLEELHQEMDELRQKNKQLEEVNEELQAVVLTKGVEEGRNLLNGTSNSLAQELEAMSQNQDTVDSTTLASLTQLQIAYQDKEEENRRLKHYIETMLLQVVEHYPQLLEVKAA
- the LOC131692579 gene encoding rab11 family-interacting protein 4 isoform X4, which translates into the protein MNWHRLSDKLSPLKMMASSKKVDYLSSTPTSTATPSSTSQPDSLDLDYDMWQGQFEFVGPTLDAGAINGSCTTLNSDGLDHLSRTASSSLEDLRLNGYIPPDQPVLIDEETFLSLHPNDFPSSGPHSEFFLDEYSHGGLETQQLNNNSSNLITNNNILNNKLLNAKTNNLISSVIMDEKNAKNNLINNNLKLINDNPELGNKYILKSSNGNSKINGLIKTDLCDNLNEQLEILQRQVTNLADTQNNVEDRTSRTKAEYAVLQARYHMLEEQLRETELRAEERLAEEQKRHRELLARVEREAKLQNENCQIRIRTIELEANQLREEISRLRLQCDKQAADLHATEDKLEKTRDSLMVSQQDLAEAKANEKKHKADKQAAEDLMVELGKECERLRSERGPALPTTSPESLRLEELHQEMDELRQKNKQLEEVNEELQAVVLTKGVEEGRNLLNGTSNSLAQELEAMSQNQLQIAYQDKEEENRRLKHYIETMLLQVVEHYPQLLEVKAA